One part of the Marinobacter sp. M3C genome encodes these proteins:
- a CDS encoding MerR family DNA-binding protein has product MKVKDMARAAGVTPDTVRFYTREKLLAPSRDPANNYQHFSSDDLRRLRFARKARQLGFSLPEIRDILNQADDKHSPCPMVRGVFEQRLAEVARQINELQQLHQRMQKALNAWQGMPDGMPDGHTICRLIEHWDQAEPNLTEEF; this is encoded by the coding sequence ATGAAAGTAAAAGACATGGCCCGTGCCGCTGGGGTAACGCCCGACACTGTGCGCTTCTACACCCGCGAAAAACTGCTGGCACCCAGCCGCGATCCGGCGAACAACTACCAACATTTCTCCAGCGATGATCTGCGCCGCCTACGTTTTGCCCGTAAGGCCCGCCAGCTCGGTTTTTCCCTGCCCGAGATCCGCGACATTTTGAACCAGGCCGATGACAAACATTCCCCCTGCCCCATGGTACGCGGCGTGTTTGAACAACGCCTGGCCGAGGTAGCGCGCCAGATTAACGAGCTCCAGCAACTGCACCAGCGCATGCAAAAGGCCCTGAACGCTTGGCAAGGCATGCCCGATGGCATGCCAGACGGCCATACCATCTGCCGTTTAATTGAACACTGGGATCAGGCCGAACCTAACCTGACGGAGGAATTCTGA
- a CDS encoding EAL domain-containing protein produces MKNTDSTQRVVAKGLLHPALPVFIFFLFLLLALGLRFGQSQQDSRQIQAHLDTEAEIMANNLQREFNILLLGLRRSANRLHFNGGITEAQWRNDARNYLQDFRVYQAIEWIDRDFYIRWIEPTHDWPELVGYNVAFNAERLRALKRAMRTGNSDVSGVIPLYPGGKGVVAFAPVGTGDDNNGFIGAVFQIDVLVQTLLNSRALTLFQVNIYEDGKLESQLNSSLPISDEFNSKIALDLPTMDWTLTLRPSHTWVQDQRSPWAWLTLASLLILGLVISMATLLAQEILRRNQALLKTRSQLDQEIAQRSAIQQDLARLESTDPLTGLANRRFFMDDLAFTLSMAERKSRQVALIMLGLDRFQMLNDSLGHQVGDEILSKVAERLSGLADERIMVAYAGGDEFLICQQQVTAVDDVIHLLGRVQRIFTQPFSLPGNPLQITATMGVAVYPQSGPNAETLLRNTDIALYRAKKQARNSYQFYTEGMQERELLRLELEKDLSLALSNNEFVLYYQPQLNLHSNRIVNVEALIRWQHPRRGLLAPGEFIPLAEESGRITDIGRWVVTAACNQLSEWRGTPYQNLQIAVNLSGRELENPDLLDYVQSALAATGVAPQQLEIELTEEIFVSNIHHNLDQLKRLRQLGVRLAIDDFGVGYSSLSYLKDFPIDLLKIDRSFITQVTERQDDATITSAIINLAHNLGIQVVAEGVETTSQLNFLRQHGCDVAQGYLISRPIPADQLEQWLKPQYAENPL; encoded by the coding sequence ATGAAAAACACGGATTCAACACAGCGTGTTGTGGCAAAAGGGCTTTTGCACCCAGCCCTGCCGGTGTTTATCTTCTTTTTATTTTTATTGCTGGCCCTGGGTTTGCGATTTGGCCAAAGCCAGCAAGACAGTCGCCAGATTCAGGCGCACCTGGACACCGAGGCCGAAATAATGGCCAACAATCTGCAGCGGGAATTCAATATCCTCTTGCTGGGCCTGCGCCGCAGCGCTAACCGTCTGCATTTCAACGGAGGAATTACCGAAGCCCAATGGCGAAATGATGCCCGCAACTATTTGCAAGACTTCAGGGTTTACCAGGCAATCGAGTGGATTGACCGTGATTTTTACATCCGCTGGATCGAGCCGACGCACGACTGGCCAGAATTGGTTGGCTACAATGTTGCTTTCAATGCCGAGCGACTCCGGGCACTGAAGCGCGCAATGCGTACCGGCAACTCTGATGTTTCAGGGGTTATTCCCCTGTACCCGGGTGGCAAAGGGGTTGTAGCCTTTGCACCTGTGGGCACCGGCGACGACAACAACGGTTTTATCGGCGCGGTTTTTCAGATAGATGTTCTGGTACAAACCCTACTGAACAGCCGTGCGCTGACGCTGTTTCAAGTCAATATTTACGAAGACGGCAAGCTTGAATCTCAGCTGAATTCGTCGCTGCCTATCAGTGACGAATTCAATAGCAAGATCGCGCTGGATTTACCCACCATGGACTGGACCCTGACGCTGCGCCCCAGCCACACCTGGGTGCAGGACCAACGCAGCCCTTGGGCCTGGCTCACGTTAGCCAGTCTGTTAATTCTAGGGCTGGTTATCAGTATGGCAACGCTGCTAGCGCAGGAAATCCTGCGCCGCAATCAGGCACTGCTGAAAACCCGCAGCCAACTGGACCAGGAGATCGCTCAGCGTAGCGCTATCCAGCAGGATCTGGCCCGGCTGGAATCCACCGACCCTCTCACGGGCCTGGCCAACCGTCGTTTTTTCATGGACGATCTTGCGTTCACCCTGTCTATGGCCGAACGCAAGTCGCGGCAGGTGGCCTTAATTATGCTTGGCCTGGACCGTTTTCAGATGCTCAACGACTCTCTGGGGCATCAGGTCGGCGATGAAATTCTCAGCAAGGTAGCAGAGCGCTTAAGCGGCCTGGCGGATGAACGTATTATGGTAGCCTATGCCGGTGGTGACGAGTTCCTGATCTGTCAGCAGCAGGTAACCGCCGTTGATGATGTCATTCACCTTTTAGGCAGAGTACAGCGAATTTTCACCCAACCTTTTAGCCTGCCAGGCAACCCACTTCAGATTACCGCCACCATGGGCGTTGCCGTATACCCGCAAAGCGGGCCAAACGCCGAAACCCTCCTGCGCAATACTGATATCGCCCTGTATCGGGCCAAAAAGCAGGCCCGTAACAGCTACCAGTTTTATACCGAAGGCATGCAAGAGCGGGAATTATTGCGCCTGGAGCTGGAAAAAGATCTTAGCCTTGCCCTTAGCAATAACGAATTTGTACTTTATTATCAGCCTCAGCTAAACCTGCACAGCAACCGCATCGTCAACGTAGAAGCACTCATTCGCTGGCAGCATCCACGCCGCGGATTGTTGGCGCCGGGTGAATTTATACCGCTAGCCGAAGAAAGCGGGCGCATCACCGATATTGGTCGCTGGGTGGTGACGGCCGCCTGCAATCAGCTCAGCGAATGGCGTGGCACCCCTTACCAAAATCTGCAAATTGCGGTGAATCTGTCCGGGCGCGAACTGGAAAATCCTGACCTTCTGGACTATGTACAGTCGGCGTTAGCGGCCACCGGTGTGGCACCGCAGCAGCTGGAAATCGAGCTAACCGAAGAGATATTCGTGAGCAATATCCACCACAATCTGGACCAGCTCAAGCGCCTGCGGCAACTTGGCGTGCGCTTGGCAATTGACGATTTCGGCGTTGGCTACTCCTCGCTGAGCTATCTTAAAGACTTCCCAATTGACCTGCTGAAAATTGACCGTTCATTTATCACCCAAGTAACCGAACGCCAAGACGATGCCACCATTACCTCTGCAATTATAAATTTGGCCCACAATTTGGGCATCCAGGTTGTAGCCGAAGGCGTAGAAACTACCAGCCAGCTCAACTTTCTGCGCCAGCATGGTTGCGATGTGGCTCAGGGTTATCTGATCAGCCGTCCGATTCCTGCCGACCAGCTGGAGCAGTGGCTGAAGCCGCAATACGCTGAAAACCCACTCTAA
- a CDS encoding CoA-binding protein: MLEMSDSQILEILQQVRTIALVGASEKTNRPSHEVMHYLQQQGYRVIPVNPRLAGQQLLGETVYADLESLPVAVDMADLFLAPHRTDAVIDQAIAMNIPVLWLQIGVINHQGAERARQAGIKVVMDRCPKMEIPRLMPRP, translated from the coding sequence ATGCTCGAGATGTCTGACTCGCAGATTCTCGAAATCCTGCAACAGGTCCGCACCATAGCACTGGTGGGCGCCAGTGAAAAAACCAACCGCCCCTCCCACGAGGTCATGCATTACTTACAGCAGCAAGGTTATCGGGTAATACCCGTTAACCCCCGTTTGGCCGGCCAACAGCTGCTGGGTGAAACCGTTTATGCAGACCTTGAATCACTGCCGGTTGCAGTAGACATGGCAGACCTGTTCCTGGCTCCGCATCGCACCGACGCGGTGATCGACCAGGCCATCGCTATGAACATTCCGGTCCTGTGGCTCCAAATTGGCGTTATTAATCACCAAGGCGCCGAGCGCGCGCGACAGGCGGGCATAAAAGTGGTGATGGATCGCTGTCCAAAAATGGAAATACCCCGGCTTATGCCCCGACCCTAG
- the folE gene encoding GTP cyclohydrolase I FolE: MSNPLTDDLAGHYRAIINGLGENCDREGLKDTPLRAAKAMQFLTRGYQQDLNDLINNAVFESAMDEMVVVQDIELYSLCEHHMLPFIGKCHIAYLPQGKVLGLSKFARIVDMYARRLQIQENLTRQIAETVESVTNAKGVAVVIEAQHMCMMMRGVEKQNSKMKTSMMLGQFRKSQATRLEFFNLINTNR, encoded by the coding sequence ATGAGCAATCCCCTGACAGATGATCTTGCTGGCCATTATCGCGCCATTATTAACGGCCTAGGCGAAAACTGTGACCGCGAAGGCTTGAAAGACACGCCTCTGCGTGCGGCCAAGGCGATGCAGTTTCTAACCCGCGGTTATCAGCAGGATCTGAATGACCTGATCAACAACGCCGTGTTCGAATCCGCCATGGACGAAATGGTGGTGGTACAGGACATCGAACTTTACAGCCTGTGTGAACATCACATGCTGCCTTTTATTGGCAAGTGCCACATTGCCTACCTGCCTCAGGGCAAGGTATTGGGCTTGTCCAAGTTCGCCCGCATTGTCGATATGTACGCACGGCGCCTGCAAATCCAGGAAAATCTAACTCGACAGATCGCCGAAACGGTAGAGAGTGTGACCAATGCCAAGGGCGTAGCCGTCGTCATCGAAGCCCAACACATGTGCATGATGATGCGCGGCGTTGAAAAACAGAATTCGAAAATGAAGACGTCAATGATGCTTGGTCAGTTCCGTAAATCACAAGCCACCCGCCTGGAATTTTTTAATTTGATCAATACCAACCGTTGA